Sequence from the Methylophilales bacterium MBRSF5 genome:
AATTTGAAGACAAACAAGAGTTAGCGTATCAAGTGAGCATAATTGTCAATAAACCAGAATATAAAGATACTGCACCTGCTTCATTAGTTAAATTTAAAGAACTATATGAGAATATGCAGAAATCTAACCCACTTATCAAAGCCATTGTAAAAAGTGTGGATATAAAAGAGATGAGCAATGTGAAACGTTACATCAATCGGTATCGTCAAAAAGGCCACAAACTTCTAATGAATGTTGCCATGGGGATTTTTCCGGGAAAATATTAAGTGGAGCCTTTATTGAATAAAAAATTTAAAGAATCAAAAAAAGTTGAAAAACTTACAAAGAAGTAACAACTTCGGCTAAAAAACAATTGTAATGCTTCTAAACTCTACTATTACTTAAGATTCTTTTTTTGATAACAAAAAAAAACCGCCGTTTGGCGGTTTTTTTTAATCTTATATTTGAAAGTTTTAAGCAGCTTTTTTTACTGCTTTTTTGGCAATTTTTCTAGCCACCTTCATTTTTGATGGAGCCTTCTTAGCTACCACTTTTTTTGCAAATTTCAGAACTTTTGCAACTTTTTTCTTTTTAACATCAGCTTTTTTTACTGCCTTTTTCGCAACTTTTACCAATACCTTTTTTTTAAGCGATTTCGCCATCTTTTTTCTCCATAATTTTAAAAAAAATATATTATATACAATTATTTAATAAAAATAAAGACAATAATTAATTATTTTAGTTATGTCTTTTTTATTTATTTAAGTCTTTCATGCCCTTTGCAAATATTATTAAAATTAAGCTAATATTGATGTATGCAAAATATATGTTTTGAGTGCACGGTACAGGATAGAATCATGTATCGATGCCGATATGGTGAAAATCAAGACTGGGTGCATCTGTGCCAAGATTGTTTGTTAGATATTCGTTCTCAGCACAGAGATAATTTTGAATTTGATGAAACTTGGAAGACCTTCTAGTTTATTTTTTTAAAATGTCTTGTATCAAATTAAAACCAAACCTCACACCGAAGCCATTGACATCAGACATAGCAGCACCTAGACCGCCTTTAGTATTGCTTGAGGATAAATCAACATGCAGCCACGACTGTTTAGAGTCAGACAAAAATTGACTTAAGAAGCGTGCTGCGTGAATATGATCCGGCCCACCTTCCAATGTGCATTGTTTAATATCAGCAATATCGCTTTTTATATCTTCCTCATAATCCTCATCAAAGGGAAAACTACTCACCCTTTCTCCTGCTTGCTGTCCTGAACCAACTGCAAGGCAGGCAAGCTCTGGTTTGTTACTAAATATACCGCTATAACGATCTCCCATAGCTACCGCCATGCAACCGGTCAATGTGGCAAAATCAATGACCGCATCCGATTTTGTTTTTGTAGCTAAGGTAAGGGTGTCAGCGAGAACCATTCTGCCTTCAGCATCTGTATGAATAATTTCTATGGTCTTTCCATTTAAAGCTTTCACGACATCATTTTGTTTATAAGCCTTTGGTCCAATATGGTTCTGTGCGATTGCGAGCCAGCAATCGATTTTTACAGGAAGTTTATTAAGAGCGGCCGCCTCCAAGATTCCCAAGGCAGTAGCGGAACCATTCATATCCTCATGCATGCTGAACATATATTTTGAGGGTTTTAGGTTGTGGCCCCCGGTATCAAAACAGATGCCCTTTCCAACTAGAGTAATGGTTTTTTTAAAAGTTTTAGGCTGGTAAGTCAAATGTACGATAGCCGCATCTTGAGGCTCTGAACCTTGCCCCACTGCAACAAAGGCCCCCGCTCCCATTTTTTTTAACTGACCCATGTTGTATTCTTTGAATTTCCATTTTCTTTTAGTCGCCAATTTTTTTATTTCTCGACGGTAATGCGTTGGGGTCAAATCATTGGGCGGAGTCATCGTAAGCTGTCTTGACAAAGTGTTTCCCTCAACCAAGGCTTCAATTTCTGCAACATCTTTAGCAGATAAATTACCGTAAAAATTAATCACCTTAAGTTGTTTTTTCTCAGTTTTACTTTTTCTTGAAGGTAGGTCTTGAGAATTTAAAAGGGTTGTATATAGCAGCTCACGGTTCCATGTGGGGTCATCATCTTCACAAAATAAATTAATGGTATCTGGGTTTTCACTTAAAAGATTTTTGAGACCCTTTCTTAAATGTGTCTGAATTTTAAAAGTACTCTTACTGCTGTATTTTATAAACACATAATGGCCGGCATTATCCCCATCAACACTTAAAAATTTGGTCTCTAAATCATTAAATTTCATATTCAAACGTTTTAATTTAGCTTTTGCAATATCAGAAAATAATTCAGATTTATCATTTTTAATGACATTTAGATAATGTTTCGCAGATTTTAGCGACATTTTGTCTGATTTTTTTTGAAGATTAATTTTTACTTTCATGATTAAATTCCACCCTTTAAATTTTTTATGAAAAATTGAATATTTAACGTAAAATTATACTCTTCGAGATGTTTTTCACACTTAAAGTTCTTAATATTTTATTAGAACTATTTTAAGATTTATTTTTATTACGTTTTCAATTTGGAGTTGTAGTTTATGGAGTTGTATCCAGATACAGATATTCAAGAAACCCAGGAATGGATAGATTCACTTAATTCAGTCCTCGAATCAGATGGGGCTGAGCGGGCTCATTATCTGATCGAAATGATGATTGATCAGGCTCGTCGCTCAGGATCCAATCTTCCTTACAATGCTACTACTTCATATGTAAATACGATACCAACTCATTTACAACAAAAACATCCAGGCGATCCTGATATGGAAAGAAGAATTAGGGCTATTGTTCGCTGGAATGCGGTAATGACGGTATTGCGAGCTAATGAAAAATCACCTGGAATCGGTGGGCATATTGCAAGCTTTCAGTCTTCTGCAACTCTTTACGATGTGGGCTTTAACCACTTCTTCCGTGCACCAAACGAAAACTTTGATGGAGACTTGGTCTTTTTTCAAGGTCACAGTTCACCAGGTATTTATTCAAGAGCATTTTTAGAAGGTCGATTAACTGAAGCTCAGCTCAGTAATTTTAGGCTTGAGTCAAAAGGTCAAGGGCTTTCAAGCTACCCTCACCCCTGGTTGATGCCTGACTTCTGGCAATTCCCCACGGTATCTATGGGGCTCGGTCCTATTATGGGAATTTATCAAGCCCGCTTCCTTAAATATCTTCATGATCGTGGCATTGCTGACACCAGCGATCGTAAAGTTTGGGTATTCTGCGGTGACGGTGAGATGGATGAACCAGAGTCGCTGGGTGCAATCTCACTCGCGGCACGAGAAAAACTAGATAATCTTATTTTCGTTGTGAACTGTAACTTACAACGTCTAGATGGTCCGGTTAGAGGAAACGGAAAAATAATCCAAGAACTTGAATCTGATTTTAGAGGCTCTGGTTGGAACGTGCTTAAAGTAATCTGGGGCTCCTACTGGGATCCGTTATTTAATTTGGATAAAGAAGGTCTCCTTAAAAAACGCATGGAAGAATGTGTGGACGGTGAATTTCAAAACTTTAAAGCCAAAGGTGGGGCTTACACACGTGAGCATTTCTTTGGTAAATATCCTGAATTAAAAGAGATGGTCTCCGCCATGTCAGATAGCGACATATGGAGACTAAACCGTGGCGGTCATGACCCGCATAAGGTATATGCTGCCTATGCTGCGGCAACATCACACAAGGGTCAGCCATCGGTTATTCTTGCCAAAACAGTAAAAGGTTATGGTATGGGGGATGCTGGTGAGGGACAAAATATTACCCATCAGCAAAAAAGCATGGACATTGAGTCACTGAAAAAATTTAGATCACGATTTGATCTTCCGATTACAGATGAAGAAGTAGAAAATCTAAAATTCTACAAACCAGAACCTAATTCTCCAGAAATGACTTATATGCGTGAGAGAAGAGAAGCGCTGGGTGGATCATTGCCTCAAAGAAAAACCAAAGGGAACTCATTAACGGTTCCAAGATTAGATAGCTTCTCAAATCTTCTAACATCAACGGGTGAGAGAAAAATATCAACCACCATGGCATTTGTTCGCATGTTAACCACCATGGTGAAAGATAAAGAGATTGGTAAATACGTGGTACCGATTGTTCCAGACGAAGCGAGAACATTTGGTATGGAGGGTATGTTTAGGCAATTGGGAATTTATTCGTCAGTGGGTCAGTTGTATGAACCACAAGATGCTGACCAGGTGATGTTTTATAAAGAAGAAAAAGATGGACAAATTCTAGAAGAAGGGATTAATGAGGCTGGTTCGTTTTCATCATGGATTGCATCTGGTACTTCTTACAGCACCACAGGAATACAAACCATACCTTTTTATATTTTCTATTCTATGTTCGGCTTCCAAAGAATTGGTGACCTTGCATGGGCGGCTGGTGACTCAAGAACAAGAGGCTTCTTACTAGGTGCCACAGCAGGACGAACCACACTTAATGGTGAAGGACTTCAACATGAAGATGGTCACAGTCATTTATTATCAGCGACCATTCCTAATTGTGTATCGTACGATCCTTGCTTTGCTTATGAGTTGGCCGTGATTGTTCAAAATGGTCTATATCGCATGATTGAAAATCAGGAAGATGTGTACTACTACATCACAATAATGAATGAAAACTACTCCCACCCTGACATACCTAAAGGTGTGGAAGATCATATCATCAAAGGGATGTACCAATTTAGTAAAGCATCTGGCAAGGCGAAAAATAAAGTCCAGCTCATGGGTTCAGGCGTCATTTTAAGAGAGGTCATTGAAGCAGCACAGTTGCTTGAAAGTGACTGGGGCGTTGAATCAGATGTCTGGAGTGTGACCAGCTTTACTGAGCTTCGTCGCAATGCTTTGGATGTTGAAAGGCACAACCTATTAAACCCTGATGACGAACAACGATCATTTATCCAAGAGCAAATTACTGACACTGCGTCACCGATTATTGCTTCGACGGATTATATGAAATCATTTTCAGATCAAATTGCTAACTTTATTCCTAACTCATTTACCTCGCTTGGAACAGATGGGTTTGGAAGATCAGATAGCCGTGAAGCATTGAGATCATTCTTTGAAGTAGACCGATACTATGTTGTCCTTGCCGCCTTAAAAGCATTGAAGGATCAAGGCAAAATAGATAAAAAAGTTATGAGCGAAGCGATTAAAAAATACAACATTAATCCTTCTAAAGTTAATCCTGCATTGAGTTAATTATGAGTGAAATTTTAATACCTGATATTGGTAATTTTGATAGTGTTGACGTCATTGAGATCCTGGTTAAACCGGGTGATAAAGTCAATAAAGATGATCCGCTCATAACCCTAGAGTCGGATAAGGCCTCAATGGATATCCCTGCCACTGAATCTGGAATAATTAAAGAGATTAAGGTCAGCGTGGGTGACAAGGTGAAAGAAGGTATTGCCATCGCCACTTTTGAAAGTGCTCCAAGCGACGAAAAGAAGGTGGAGTCAAAACCAGCTGCAAAAAAAGAAGCGGCTAATGATGTAAAAGACAAAATTATTAGCGAACCTTCTCGGCCAGCTCCAGAACCACCTCAGACAATTCAACCTGAAAATAAACCGATGCCGGTGGCAGAAAGTATTGTTGCCGAGCCAGGTAAAAAAAGTCACGCCTCACCTTCGGTCAGAAGATTTGCCCGTGAGTTAGGGGTTGATTTATCCTTCATTAACGGTTCAGGGCGTAAAAATAGAATCCTTATTGAAGATGTGCAAAATTACGTTAAGGGTGAATTAAGCAAACCACGCTCACAAAATATGGGGGCTAATTTTGCACCAAGCCCGATGCCCGTCATCGATTTTGATCAATTTGGTCCGAACGAGACGAAGCCGCTTTCAAAAATCAAAAAAATATCAGGATCCAACCTTCATCGAAACTGGGTGTCAGCGCCACATGTTACCCAATTTGATAATGCAGACATCACTGATTTAGAAGCCTTTAGAAAATCGATGCAGGCTGAGGCAGAAAAACGTGGAACCAAATTAACTCTATTAGCTTTCCTCATGAAAGCTGCAGTGAATGCGCTTAGAGCTTACCCTATTTTCAATACTTCCTTAGCCGCAGATGGTGAGAGTCTAATTTATAAGAATTACTTTAATGTTGGTTTTGCATGCGATACACCCGACGGGTTAGTTGTTCCAGTGGTTAAGGGTGTCGAAAAGAAAGACGTTCTTGAAATTGCTCAAGATTTATCCGCCTTATCTGCTAAGGCACGTGAAAGAAAGCTCACGATTGATGAGATGCAAGGGGGTTGCTTTACCATATCCAGCCTAGGTGGCATTGGAGGCACAAAATTTACTCCAATCATTAATTGCCCAGAAGTGGCTATCTTGGGTGTGTCTAAAGCTGAAATGCAGCCCATCTATGACAACAATTCCAAAGGATTTGAGGCGAGATTAATATTACCACTTTCATTATCTTATGATCATCGAGTGATTGATGGTGCTGATGGAGCAAGATTTACATCACACTTACGCATGATGTTATCTGACGTTCGAAGACTACTTCTCTAAAAAATCTATGGCTAATAAAACATTTACTATCCCAGATATAGGTAACTTTGACTCGGTTGAAGTGATTGAAATTCATGTGAAAGCTGGCGACTCAGTCAAGACTGATGACGCCCTGATCACCCTTGAATCAGAAAAAGCATCGATGGACATTCCTGCTACTTTTGATGGGATTGTTCAAGAATTGCTTTTAAAAGTTGGGGATAAGGTAAAGCAAGGAGACAACATCCTCAGTTATGACATCATTGGCGCTAAAGAAACCAAGCCCGCTGAAACAAAATCAAGCTCAACCAAGCCTATTGAACCAACAAATAATAATGACGACGCATATGATGTTGTTGTGCTTGGGTCAGGTCCAGGGGGCTATACAGCCGCTTTTAGAGCTGCAGACCTTGGTCTGAAGGTAGCCTTAATTGAACGATTTTCTTCCATCGGTGGTGTTTGTTTGAACGTGGGTTGCATTCCTTCTAAGGCTTTGTTGCATATGGCCAAAGTCATCACCGAAGCTGAAGATGCCAGTCATCATGGCATTAAATTTAATAAGCCTGAGATTGATTTAGAAAAAATTCGTGAATGGAAAAATAACGATGTCGTGGGTAAGCTGACTGGTGGTTTGAGTCAAATGGCCGGCCAAAGAAAAGTGACTGTAATTGAAGGTTATGGAAAATTTACCGGATCCAACTCCATTGATGTTGAAGATAAAGATAAAAAAACGACTAAGGTGAATTTTAATTCAGCCATCATAGCGGTTGGCTCTAAACCAATTGTCATTCCAAACACACCGGACCATGCAAACATCATTGACTCCACTGGTGCTCTTGAATTTAAAGATATCCCTGAAAGAATGTTGATTGTCGGTGGCGGTATTATTGGGTTAGAAATGGGTACCGTTTATGATGCCCTCGGTTCCAAGATTACTGTTGTTGAGCTTGCTGATGGCCTGATTCAAGGATGTGATCGTGATCTTGTTCGTCCTTTACAAAAACGAATGGAAAAACGATTTGAAAGTATTCATCTTAATACTAAGGTTGTTGAGATTAAGGCTGACGGAGATAACCTTAAAGTTACCTTTGAAAATAAAGATGGTCAATTTGAAGATACTTTTAACAAAGTTCTCATTTCAGTTGGACGTACTCCAAATGGAAAATTAATCAATGCCGAATTAGCAGGTGTTAATGTGGATGACAGAGGATTTATTAATGTTGATCGACAATTTAAGACAAATGTGCCACACATCTATGCGATTGGCGATGTCATAGGCCAACCGATGCTGGCCCATAAGGCTACTCATGAAGCAAAAATTGCTGCCGAAGTGATTGCAGGAGAAAAAGTCGAATACCAAGCCAACGTCATTCCATCGGTCGCTTATACTGATCCTGAAGTCGCTTGGGTGGGTGTTACCGAGAACGAGGCTAAGCAAAATAACATAGAAATTGAAAAATCAGCTTTTCCATGGGCTGCTAGCGGTCGAGCCTTATCTAATAACAGAACGGAAGGGTTGACCAAACTTATCTTTGATAAACAAACCAAACGCCTTATCGGCGCAGGTATTGTTGGAGTGAACGCTGGTGAATTAATCGCTGAGGCCTGTATGGCTATTGAGATGGGTGCGGATGCTCAAGATATTGGCTTAACCATTCATCCTCACCCCACCCTATCAGAGTCTGTTGCCATGGCTTCTGAGGTGTATGAGGGAACGATTACAGACTTATTTATCCGTAAGCGCTAATTTTTTATATATCTTTAAACCCTCGATCACTGCATTATCAATCTTGTGGTATTTTTGCTGCATCTGCTCCTCAAGAGAATCGAAAATAATATTGGCATCACCACCGGTGAGATAAATATCTATCTCATTAAAATCAAGGTGATGATGCATGATAAATTTTTCAACCGCACCTGAAACAGACATTAAAAATCCGTGCAGTAAAGCCATATCAGAATTATTAATATCTATAGTCATGTCTTTGTTTTTCATTCTAATTGCAGCAGAGTTTTGCATCAGAGACTGGTTAAACAGATGGAATCCAGGAAGAATTAATCCACCTTTATGCAGATATGAATCATAATCAGACAATAACAAATCAATGGTCAACGCGGTACCTGAATCTATGATGATTGCATTTTTTTTGGTTCTCTCAGTTAGTGCTAAGACACCCAGCCACCGATCAACCCCTAATTCATTTGAATAATTAGTATTTAAAAAATGTTTATTAACTTTAGCAAACAAGATATGTGGACACAAGGGTTTTATCTTCTCAATAATTTGCTGTTCCAACACTTCAGAATTGACACTAGATATAAGCACATTCTCAATTCGTTCCGCTTTAATGGTTAAATCATTTAACTCTGTATTGAAAATGAGTCCTGTTTTTTCAACATCCTCATTGGAAGATAAACACCACTTTGTTTTTGTATTTCCAACATCAATGAATAGATCCATAAATTAAATCTTATAAATAAAAAATTAATGACATAATTATGTAATAAATAACGGGTATATTTTAGCAAAGATGGATTCTTTTTTATCGAACAAAACAGAGAACTTGGTAGCCGCCATTGATTTAGGCTCAAACAGCTTTAAATTAATGATTGCTAAAATCGTATCAAACAATGGAATTATTCATATCGAGGAACTGGACACCATTAAAGAGTCGATTAAAATTGCATCAGGATTAGACGATAAAGGTTTTCTCTCAGAAAAATACATCAAAAAAACCTATGAGACCCTTATTAGATTTGGTGATCGCCTTCGTAGGTTTGACAAAAAATCTGTTACCGCAGTCGGAACCTATACTCTCCGCTCTATAAAAAATAAAAATTTCATTGAAAATACGCAAAAGCTTTTAGGTTTTGATATTGAGATCATATCTGGTCACGAAGAGGCAGAATTTATCTACCAAGGTGTGATGCACGTCTCACCCGAGCTAAGTGGAAAACAGTTGATTATTGATATAGGCGGTGGATCCACAGAAATCATTATTGGTGACAGAAAAAAAATCAAAGATTCACTATCACTCTCCTTGGGATGTGTCACCTCTGCGGTAAGCTTTTTTGATGGCACCAAAATAACAAAGAAAGCTTTTAATAATGCCGTAGTTCATGCAAAAAAAGTATTAGAAAAAAACTTAACTAAAGATTTTAAAAACTGGGCAAATGTGATCGGTACATCTGGAACATGCAGGGCCATTGCCGATATTATTTTAATCAACAATCTTGACACAACTACCAATAGTCCAATTGATGAAATTGGAGGTTTTATAACACTGAAAGGATTAAAAGCAATAAAAACAGAACTCTTGGAGGCTGGTGATGTAAATCAATCCAATCTGAGTGGAATCAAAAGTGATCGAAAAGGCGTTATTGCAAGTGGTTTATCTATTTTATTAGCCGTCTTTGAACACTTAAAAATTAAGCAAATGGAAGTTACAGAATCAGCTCTTTTATACGGATCTATTCATAAAAGATTATTTAATTTGATTGATAATCCAAACAATGCCATTGGAGCGTATAAGAAAATTATTCCGCTTGACGTGTCAGATAAGATCAAAGATCAATGTGAAGAAGAGATAAAAATTCTTGAAGAAAAATTTTATTCTGATACAAAACAAACTAATCGAGTCTACCTCACCGCTACATCATTGTCTGAACAGTTGATTTCAAAAGAGGAGGATAGAAAAATTTTATTGTGGGCTTCAAGATTATTGGAGATTGGCAAATCCATTAATCTCAAAAATTATCACATCTATTCAAGTTACATTATTAGTAATAGTGAACTTCATGGCTTTACCAACAAACAAAAAGTTAGGCTCTCTACTTTAGTCCATGCTCACAGGGCTTCCTTAAATACTTATAACTTTAATAAGCAATATATCGATTGGATTATGTTATTTACGCTAAGACTAAGTTATATTTTATGTAAAAATAGGGAATTGTTTGATTTTTCAAATATAAAAATTGATAAATCAAAAAAAAGAATTATTGTTAGTTTCAAAAAAGATTGGTTAGGCCAAAACCCATATCTATCCTTCAGATTAAAAAAAGAAAATTCATATTGGAAAAAATTAAATAACCATTTTAAGATCGAAACTTCTTAACTATTTGTTCATTAATAATTTGATTGGCATTAATCGCAATCTCTTTTCTGTTTCTATTCTTCCCATCTATACCTTTAAAATAAGTGACGCTAGCCTCAAATCCAGGATTTTTAACTATCCGCAGAATAGATTCAACCAATGTATCATCGCCAACATATGCTGGAATATTTGTAAATTGATTATCTTTTAAATACTCAATAGAAACTGGATAAGTTGATTTACATAGATCAACTGGGATCTGAAAAAAATTACTATGAAACGGCTTAACATGTTTTCCAACTGTAGAAGTGCCTTCTGGGAAAATAAAAATTGAGGAATGACTCAATGAAGACTTGATATGCTGATAAGCCATTAGCATGGATTTTTTCGATGAGCGATCTAAGAATATTGTGTTCGTAAACCTGGCCATTAAGCCAAAGACTGGCCAGCTTTTCACAGATGATTTGGCAACAAATGCTACTGGCATAATACTGTTTATAACTATAATATCTAACCAAGAGATGTGATTTGCAACAAAAAATTTATTTTTTAATAAACTTAAATTTTGCCCCGATATTTTTATTTTTACTTTAATAATTCTTAACAAACAAAGGCACCAAGACTTGATAATTAAAGTCTTCATTTTTTTTGTCATTACAGGAAATGTTACCGCCAATAAAAGTCCTGCTAACACATGAACGAATAATTGCAATATTCTTACTAAATTTGAAACTGTCATATTTTTTACATATTCATGGCCTACCATTACAAAAAACTTTGAATGGTTTTCATGAATCACTTTCGTACTATTTGGATATCAGATACGCACCTAGGAACAAAATCTTCCAACGTCAAGCATCTCAATAATTTCTTTAAGCATAATACAGCAGATAAAATATATTTAGTAGGAGATATCATTGATGGTTGGGAGTTAAATAAAAAATGGTACTGGCCAAAGTCTCATAACCAATTCATTAGGATCGTTCTAAAAATTGCAAGAAAGTCAAAAGTTATCTATATTCCAGGAAATCATGACTCGTTTTTAAGAAATTTTTTAAGCTTAATTAAGTTTTCCTCTATCTCATTTAAGAAAAATACAATTCATATAACTAAACATAAAAAAAAGATACTAGTTACACATGGAGATCAATTCGATAATGTGCGACACGTATCTGTCTTGATGAACAAACTTGGCGACCTTCTCTATTCATTTTTTATATTTATCTCAACAAAAATTACTGACTGGAGAAATTCAAGAAATCTCCCCCATTGGTCATTTGCGACGCAAGTAAAAATGAAATCAAAAAATGTAAAAAAATACATAAAAAACTATAAATTATTTATGGCAAATGAAGCCAGAAGAAACAAATGTGATGGAGTTGTTTGTGGTCATATTCATCATCCTGAGATAGAAACTATTGATGGAATTAATTACTACAACGATGGAGACTGGGTTGAACACCTTTCAGCTTTAGTCGAGGATAAAAATGGCAACATAAAGTTGATTTACTGGAAAGAAATTAAATAACCAAAGGGCTAAATATGAAAATTACAAATCTACAAATTAACCGCAATGTCCAAACCGCAAAAAGAGTTAAAAAATCCAGTGATAGACCATTAATCTTAGCTGACTGGATTCAGAATAAAAATGATTTAAAAACAGTACAAAAACTTCGTTATAAAATTTTCAAAAAAGAAATGGGAGCAAATATAAAAGGATCTCTCGATAAGGATACCCTCGATGATTACTGCGAACATTTAATAATTAAAGATGCAACCAATAATCAACCTATTGGCACATACAGAATACTTACCCCTTATAAAGCAGAGGAGTATGGGTCTTTATACACAGAAAGTGAATTTAATATAGGAAGTCTTGCTTCTATAAAAAATGAAATGATAGAACTTGGAAGAGCTTGTATTGATAAAAAATATCGCACTGGAGGGGTAATAATGATGCTATGGGCCGAGATTGCAAAATTTATGGTTACAAATAAATTCCGTTATCTAATTGGCTGCTCAAGCGTATCAGTAAAAGATGGGGGATACAACGCTGCTAATTTGTATTATCAATTAAAATCTCATAAACAGTTTCTTGAATTAGCAGACGTTTACCCCTTGCATCCACTTCCAGTTGAAAAGTTATGTAATGGAGAAAAAGGCGCTATACCGCCTCTACTAAATGGTTATATTAGACTTGGAGCAAAAATTATTGGCAAACCTGCTTGGGATCCAGAATTTCAAACTGCTGATTTTCTTACACTACTTGACTTGGAGAATTTACCAATAAAATATAAAGCTCACTTTCTGAAATAATTAATTTTCATCAGAAATGCTGCGGGAGAAAATCTTTTTTGCATAAGGTTTTATTTTTGTATCAATGCGATTAGCAATAATTAAATCCGAATTATTGGTAAACTTTTTAAAAGATTTTTCAATGTCAAATGTCATTATACTTTTTTGTTGATTTAGTAATGGTTCGTAAATAATAATTTTTTGGCCTTCCTGTTTCAAAATTTTAATTACATCAATTATCGCAGATTCTCTAAAATTATCGGATTTTGATTTCATTACTAATCTGTATACCCCAACTGTTTTAACCTTTTTTTCAATAATTTTATTCGCAACAAATTGTTTTCTTGTCAAATTACTGTCAACTATAGCCTTCATTAAATTATTGGGGATTTGCTTATAAGACGATAGCAGCTGCTTTGTATCTTTTGGTAAACAATACCCCCCATAACCAAAAGAGGGATTATTGTAAAAATTTCCAATTCTTGAATCTGTACACACGCCATCTAATATATCTTTTGTATCCATACCTAGTTTAATTGCGTATGTATCTAATTCGTTAAAAAAAGCTACTCTCATAGCAAGGTATGTGTTTGCGAACAACTTTATTGACTCCGCCTCTAATTCATTCGTAAAAATTAAAGGAGCTGTTCTGTTAAGAGAGAGTTTTTTGAATATCTTGCCAATTTTTTTTGCGTATTGATCTTTTCCACCTACAACAATTCTAGATGGGTTTAAGCAATCATAAAGCGCTGTGCCTTCACGAAGAAACTCTGGTGAAAAGTAAATCTTGTCAAATTTAAAAGTTTTCCTTAAATAATTAATATAACCAACCGGAATGGTTGATTTAATTAAAATCATACAGTCTTTATTAACTTTTAAGATATTCTGTATAGATTTTTCAATTGAAGATGTATCGAATGAATCATTATCAACATCATAATTTGTT
This genomic interval carries:
- a CDS encoding hemolysin is translated as MKITNLQINRNVQTAKRVKKSSDRPLILADWIQNKNDLKTVQKLRYKIFKKEMGANIKGSLDKDTLDDYCEHLIIKDATNNQPIGTYRILTPYKAEEYGSLYTESEFNIGSLASIKNEMIELGRACIDKKYRTGGVIMMLWAEIAKFMVTNKFRYLIGCSSVSVKDGGYNAANLYYQLKSHKQFLELADVYPLHPLPVEKLCNGEKGAIPPLLNGYIRLGAKIIGKPAWDPEFQTADFLTLLDLENLPIKYKAHFLK
- a CDS encoding dihydrolipoamide dehydrogenase; the protein is MANKTFTIPDIGNFDSVEVIEIHVKAGDSVKTDDALITLESEKASMDIPATFDGIVQELLLKVGDKVKQGDNILSYDIIGAKETKPAETKSSSTKPIEPTNNNDDAYDVVVLGSGPGGYTAAFRAADLGLKVALIERFSSIGGVCLNVGCIPSKALLHMAKVITEAEDASHHGIKFNKPEIDLEKIREWKNNDVVGKLTGGLSQMAGQRKVTVIEGYGKFTGSNSIDVEDKDKKTTKVNFNSAIIAVGSKPIVIPNTPDHANIIDSTGALEFKDIPERMLIVGGGIIGLEMGTVYDALGSKITVVELADGLIQGCDRDLVRPLQKRMEKRFESIHLNTKVVEIKADGDNLKVTFENKDGQFEDTFNKVLISVGRTPNGKLINAELAGVNVDDRGFINVDRQFKTNVPHIYAIGDVIGQPMLAHKATHEAKIAAEVIAGEKVEYQANVIPSVAYTDPEVAWVGVTENEAKQNNIEIEKSAFPWAASGRALSNNRTEGLTKLIFDKQTKRLIGAGIVGVNAGELIAEACMAIEMGADAQDIGLTIHPHPTLSESVAMASEVYEGTITDLFIRKR
- a CDS encoding UDP-glucose 6-dehydrogenase (catalyzes the formation of UDP-glucuronate from UDP-glucose), which translates into the protein MKIAVVGIGYVGLANAIMLDQSHNVVLVDVDEVKIKKINQGKSPISDSMIDDYLGNVSKDFLATKNFEKAYKDRELVVIATPTNYDVDNDSFDTSSIEKSIQNILKVNKDCMILIKSTIPVGYINYLRKTFKFDKIYFSPEFLREGTALYDCLNPSRIVVGGKDQYAKKIGKIFKKLSLNRTAPLIFTNELEAESIKLFANTYLAMRVAFFNELDTYAIKLGMDTKDILDGVCTDSRIGNFYNNPSFGYGGYCLPKDTKQLLSSYKQIPNNLMKAIVDSNLTRKQFVANKIIEKKVKTVGVYRLVMKSKSDNFRESAIIDVIKILKQEGQKIIIYEPLLNQQKSIMTFDIEKSFKKFTNNSDLIIANRIDTKIKPYAKKIFSRSISDEN
- a CDS encoding serine/threonine protein phosphatase is translated as MNHFRTIWISDTHLGTKSSNVKHLNNFFKHNTADKIYLVGDIIDGWELNKKWYWPKSHNQFIRIVLKIARKSKVIYIPGNHDSFLRNFLSLIKFSSISFKKNTIHITKHKKKILVTHGDQFDNVRHVSVLMNKLGDLLYSFFIFISTKITDWRNSRNLPHWSFATQVKMKSKNVKKYIKNYKLFMANEARRNKCDGVVCGHIHHPEIETIDGINYYNDGDWVEHLSALVEDKNGNIKLIYWKEIK